In Lolium perenne isolate Kyuss_39 chromosome 5, Kyuss_2.0, whole genome shotgun sequence, the sequence GAAGAAGGCATGTAGCAGAAGGGAAACATAAGCGGATACGGGTGATTCGTATCACCACTGCGCCATCGGAGGCCACCGCTGATTATTCTGCTACTTTGAGTTTACGCTGATTTGGTGATAATCACATACCTGTTGTCATTGGTTTGCTACTCTCTTCTTTCTCCCACGCGTTACTTTGTAGTGTTTAGAGAATGACCGGATGGTCAGATGGTTAGCTTGAGTTGGTGGTTATCCCACAACCCGGGTTAGAATCTCCTCGGACGCGAAATTACAGCTCATTTAGCTTCTTCTATAAGAATATGTCCTCCTTGTTTAGCTCAATCTATACTCATAACTTTGAAAGAAGACGTTACATATGTGATAGATCCTGCACGCTTACGGTTGCAGTTTGCATAATTTGTTTATGTGGATGTGGCTCTGGTGTAAGTGTTCAAAGTTTGAGGCCCCGGTGTTCAGAATACCAACACAAAACCATGTCATTTGTGTAACTTTAATTCTTCCCTGGCGTTGAAATGAGATGAAATATGTACACCGATACATTGGAGAGGGGAATATGGACATactaattttagtttttttttataaAATTTGCCTGCTTTAGTGATAATTATTGATAATAGCGTACAAGAAATATTAAGGGGCTCTAGTAACCACAAACTTGAATTTGTAAAAGTGTGCCATGTATCAGCCCAAAACCGAAAAGTGTAATGGCAAAGGGAACATCGGTGTAGGTGGCACGTGTTGCTTGGGGAGCTTGCCGCCATGGTGTAGCTGGTCTTTTTTTTCAATTTCACTCAAAGGTGATCATTTTTAACAATTTACTCATAGAGGTGATCTTTTTGCCAAAAAATCTGGGAGCACCCTCATAAAGGGCCGGGGCCATCATTCACCAGCATCATGGAGCTATCTGAGTTTTGCTGCTAGAGCGGAGGTTGTGATCTtccactttttttaaaaaaaaacttaTTTATTTTATTCACCTATATGTAGACTCAGATTTTGCATTTAATTTAATTATTTAGAAAAATCACGACTCCCTCTATTATAAAATATTTTTTTGAACATTTTTCTGGATATGGAACTGttgtatcttttttttttgacagaATAAACTGTTGTATCTGGATATGGAACATTCGCTGCTTCAGTCCCGACGGGGACCACAACCAAATCGCTGAACCGCAGCCGCCATGACCGCCTTCGCACACAGCACGCCCCTCAAACCCTAATCCCCCTTTTTTACATTTCCATTCCTCTGCCCCGATGGCACCGCCGGAGCAGTCGCCGCCGCGGCAACTCCAATCCCCGCCGTCGGAGCAACCGATCCTGGATGAGCTCCTCGAGGACATCTTCCTCCGCCTCACTACGGCCGCCGACCTCGCCCGCGCCTCCACGGCGTGCGTCTCCTTCCGCCGCGTCATCGCCGGCCACGCCTTCCTGCGCCGCTTCCGCGCGCTCCACCCACCGCCTCTCCTAGGCATCTTCAACCACCCATTCCTGCCGGCCCAGCCGCCTCACCCGTCCGCCGCTGCCGCCCGGGCCGTCGCCGACGGCGCCGACTTCTGGTGCTCCTTCCTCCCGTCCCGCGAGCGTTGGGGCATAACGGACATACGCGACGGCCGCGTCCTCCTCGTCGGCGTCCCCGAGGGGAAGACCTACCCTTGGGGCAGCAACGGCATGCTAAGGCACTTCGCCTTGTGCGACCCACTCTCCCGCCGCTACCTTGTGCTACCTGCCATCCCTGATGACCTAGTCCATGAACTGCACATCACTGATAATGACGGTGCGTACTTCCTTGCACCTCCTGTCGCCGGGGACGACGACGGTGTGTCCTTCAGGGTGATGTGCTTGGTGAAGCGCAAATCCAAGCTGGTTCTGTTCGCCTTCTCTCGGGGTGCTGGACAATGGCGTTATATTGAGTATGATCCAGGTTTTAAGTTGCATTGGGCATCCAGACGCTACTATTGGCGTAGATTCTTTTGCTGGGCAGTTATGCCGGAGAACAAGTTGCTGAAGCTTAACACGGACAAGATGGAGTTCTCTGCTGTCGACCTGCCACCCGAGCCCTGGCCCGAAGAGTATGAGATGACCTTTGTGGAGGCAAGCAAAGGAAGGCTTGGGATGTTCACTATCTATGATGATTTTGATGAGGAGCAAGGTGGAAAAATCTTCCATCTTGGGTATGCCATATTGCGAAAACGCCGGGACAGGACAACCCGGTGGCGATCGAAGGCGATGATTTCTTTGCCTTCAACTTGTCGGCATTATAGAATTATTGGTGTAGCTGGGGGATACCTCCTCCTAGAAGGGGTCCCAAAAGATCTGCCTTCCACCCCTTCGCCGGAAGGTGATGAAATCGACATTTTTTCATTCAATCTGCAGACTCTCCAGCTTGAGCCGTTCTGTGGTGCCACGGACACGATTTATGAGGACAACACCTTGTATGCTGGTTTCCCACCTTCCTTGTCTGCACCAACTATTTAATGCGGTAAGCTTGCTCTCAGTCTTTTCTTATTTTTACTTCACATTGCAATATCACACAGTTATTTGTTTCAACCTATTTTGCTTTGTGATTTTACTTACTTCAGCAAACGCTGATGCAACCAATATATGTCATGCCTTTTATTATCCTTATAGACTCTTGGACTTGTTGGTGTATGGGTGATATTCTAATTGCTAATGTATCAGTTTAATTTGAAAGCTGCGAATCTCAGAAACTAAAAAGAAGTATTTGTTTCTTATCTTGCTTAATCGATAAGTCTCAAGTATCATAGAAATAAAACAAACCAGCAGCATATTACCCATTAAAATGCTTTACTGAACTTGATTTGGACCTGTTACTGTCTACTTTCCTGTAAGTTATGGATACGTTGTACATTATTACCGTTATTTTCAAAGCATTCCTTTCTTACGTCAATCATGATTATTCCATGATGATTTAGCATCTTTGTTTTACTGTCCTCTCTATAGAAAAACTTATATTCTTCTTAATTTCAAGCCAATGCTCCTGCCAATTATTCGTAAAGTTTCTCCGTGCTAAGATTAAATGGAGTTTTATGATACTTGTAGCAGGAAACCCCACCTTTTATCAGAACATGCACTTTTAACCACTTGTTGTTGAGCATAGCTGGCGCTGCAGTCTGCATCATTTATAGTGGTAAATGTTATGCTCTTGGCTGGTTAGACCCACAGTTCAGTTGAGGAGTAAGATTTAGCATGTTAAATTTGAGTTTTGGTGCTGTGATTTTATGAAGTTGCCTTGCTATTAAGCCTGGTGGGATAACATGAGAAATGGTAATGATTTGTGCATCAATTTGAACGATGCTCTTGCTCAATTAGGACTTCTGATCACACTATTGATGCTTCCTCTTGTAATATTAGGTAAATTTGTGTAAGTATATGTGTTTTTATCTCATGATGCACTTGTGAGCATCGTGTGCAAATGATCTTCAATTTTATTTGAATTGGCAGTTGACATATTGCCAGTTTTGACGGTTAATTGTGCATTCAGATGTCCTTCTGACTCTTAGGCCCAGTAGAATGCCTTCTCTTGAAATGAAATTACACTCAATTTTATTTGAATTGGCAGTTGACATATTGCCAGTTTTGACAGTAAATTGTGCATTCAGATGTCCTTCTGACACATAGGCCCAGTAGAATGCCTTCTCTTAAAATGAAATTACAAGGTTACTTGGCTAGGCAACTATTTAAGAAATGTTTGTGCAATTTTGCGTTTTCCTGTACTTAACCAGTGGAACTAAACGCACACTCAAATTTTCAGCAAACTAACTGCTAGTAGTTCACTGGAATTACATGGCTTGTATCTGAACCTTTGGGCATGTTGTGCTGTTGCCCAGCAGACCGTTGGTGCTTGATATGTTCTGGCTGTGTTGTATCTGAACCTTCTATGGACGTgattgctttatttataaagcggggcgaaagcctatttcgaggaattACATGGCTTGTATAGCATCTGACGATGATTTCTCATTGCATCTAATTGCAGGCTTTAACCTGCATATGGGGGCTTATTTTGTGTCAGGCTCTGCTGGCGTGGACTGGGATTGTTATTGAACCACACTTCGGTTTGGCCAGCTTTTGATGAGACGTCAACTGTGAAACCCTTTGGTTTTTCATGTGTTGACCTTGAGTACTCCATATATTCAGCATGCTCCTATAAGTTAGGTCAGCTGTTTGAGCAAGTATCCTGCTATCAGTTAGGCTATTCTGTTTGGAGCCATCAGTTAAGCTTTGTAGTTCAATAAACTAGCAAGAcagggcgcggcggcacgccgcgccagtgAGAGAACAT encodes:
- the LOC127304565 gene encoding uncharacterized protein, which translates into the protein MAPPEQSPPRQLQSPPSEQPILDELLEDIFLRLTTAADLARASTACVSFRRVIAGHAFLRRFRALHPPPLLGIFNHPFLPAQPPHPSAAAARAVADGADFWCSFLPSRERWGITDIRDGRVLLVGVPEGKTYPWGSNGMLRHFALCDPLSRRYLVLPAIPDDLVHELHITDNDGAYFLAPPVAGDDDGVSFRVMCLVKRKSKLVLFAFSRGAGQWRYIEYDPGFKLHWASRRYYWRRFFCWAVMPENKLLKLNTDKMEFSAVDLPPEPWPEEYEMTFVEASKGRLGMFTIYDDFDEEQGGKIFHLGYAILRKRRDRTTRWRSKAMISLPSTCRHYRIIGVAGGYLLLEGVPKDLPSTPSPEGDEIDIFSFNLQTLQLEPFCGATDTIYEDNTLYAGFPPSLSAPTI